In Stutzerimonas stutzeri, a genomic segment contains:
- a CDS encoding CDP-6-deoxy-delta-3,4-glucoseen reductase, protein MKVTLQPSGAVLDVQRGERILDAARRLGYDCPQACRNGNCLICAALLVSGRVRQRGESHDHGEIFTCLAEPEEDCVLLWDGVLAPGELPVRTLSCQLISCEAVGGDVFRLLLRAPAGKPLRYHAGQYLLLEREDGEFSAFSLASAPARGRELELHVLAREPSSIGLLDFIRRKGMAKIQMPFGDTHLAELPDGPLVLIAAGTGMAQMHSLIEYCRGEGFAHPVHLYWGVRRPEDFYQLPHWEEWRRMPNLSLHQVVSDVCGWQGRCGMLHEAVCEDFTDLKPVHVYASGSPAMIYGTLDALVEAGMDAAQMRADVFAYAPREP, encoded by the coding sequence ATGAAAGTTACGCTGCAACCTTCCGGCGCGGTACTCGACGTCCAACGTGGCGAGCGAATACTCGACGCTGCCCGGCGCCTGGGCTACGACTGCCCGCAGGCCTGTCGCAACGGTAATTGCCTGATCTGCGCGGCATTGTTGGTGAGCGGCCGGGTGCGCCAGCGTGGAGAAAGCCACGATCATGGCGAAATCTTTACGTGCCTGGCCGAACCGGAAGAAGATTGCGTTCTGCTGTGGGACGGCGTGCTTGCTCCAGGTGAATTGCCGGTACGCACGCTCAGCTGCCAATTAATCAGTTGCGAAGCGGTGGGCGGCGACGTGTTTCGGCTACTGCTTCGCGCACCTGCGGGCAAGCCGCTACGCTATCACGCCGGCCAGTACCTACTGCTGGAGCGAGAAGATGGCGAATTCAGCGCTTTTTCGCTGGCGTCCGCGCCCGCACGCGGGCGTGAACTGGAGTTGCACGTGCTGGCGCGCGAGCCGTCGTCGATTGGACTGCTCGATTTCATCAGGCGCAAGGGCATGGCCAAGATCCAGATGCCGTTCGGTGACACGCATCTGGCCGAGCTACCGGACGGTCCGCTGGTGCTGATCGCGGCGGGAACCGGCATGGCGCAGATGCACAGTTTGATCGAATATTGCCGGGGCGAAGGGTTCGCGCATCCGGTGCATCTGTATTGGGGAGTGCGTCGGCCGGAAGATTTTTATCAGCTTCCACATTGGGAGGAGTGGCGGCGCATGCCGAATCTTTCGCTCCATCAGGTCGTCAGCGACGTCTGCGGCTGGCAGGGGCGTTGCGGCATGCTGCATGAAGCCGTCTGCGAAGATTTCACCGATCTGAAGCCGGTTCACGTCTATGCCAGCGGCTCTCCGGCAATGATCTACGGCACGCTGGACGCGCTGGTTGAAGCGGGAATGGATGCAGCGCAGATGCGTGCCGACGTGTTCGCGTATGCGCCAAGGGAGCCCTAG
- a CDS encoding thermonuclease family protein, translating into MRFSEHLKKASLVGAFFVFVVSSLQAQALCPASGPLSLVKVATVIDGDTLRLTDGRRVRLIGLNAPEVGRKGRSAEPFAEAAKRRLQAVVKASGGRISLRLGEASKDHYGRILAHAFDEHGENLEAVLLADGLGFFVAIAPNTLLVDCHRAVEQQARLAGKGVWHESPIISTERVRRGGFALVRARVDRLVTNRGGVWLELDGSLVLQVPHEVVAAFADSLAELPGKQVEARGWVIDRKGRVDVSRQARWMLKISHPSMLVPLP; encoded by the coding sequence ATGAGGTTTTCCGAGCATCTGAAAAAGGCGTCCCTGGTGGGCGCCTTTTTTGTTTTCGTCGTTTCCAGCCTGCAGGCGCAGGCGCTTTGTCCCGCCAGCGGACCGCTATCGTTGGTGAAGGTGGCGACGGTCATTGATGGCGACACTCTGCGCCTGACCGACGGGCGCCGCGTGCGGCTCATTGGCCTGAACGCGCCTGAGGTAGGCCGTAAGGGGCGCAGTGCCGAGCCTTTCGCGGAGGCGGCCAAGCGGCGGTTGCAGGCGGTGGTGAAGGCCAGCGGCGGACGCATAAGTTTGCGCCTCGGGGAGGCATCCAAGGACCATTATGGCCGGATCTTGGCTCATGCTTTCGATGAACATGGCGAGAATCTGGAAGCTGTCCTGCTTGCCGATGGGCTGGGATTTTTTGTCGCTATCGCGCCAAACACCTTGTTGGTCGATTGCCATCGGGCGGTGGAGCAGCAGGCACGGCTCGCCGGCAAGGGTGTCTGGCATGAGTCACCGATCATCTCGACTGAACGCGTGCGCCGAGGCGGTTTTGCGCTGGTCAGGGCGCGTGTCGATCGGCTGGTGACCAATCGGGGTGGTGTCTGGTTAGAGCTGGATGGCTCGCTGGTGCTGCAGGTTCCGCATGAGGTCGTTGCGGCATTCGCCGATTCGCTGGCAGAGCTGCCGGGAAAGCAGGTCGAGGCGAGAGGTTGGGTAATCGATCGCAAAGGTCGAGTGGACGTGTCGCGTCAGGCTCGCTGGATGTTGAAAATAAGCCATCCGTCGATGCTTGTTCCGCTGCCGTGA
- a CDS encoding primosomal protein N', translated as MLQPILRLALPSPLRRLFDYLPPAGIPHASLQPGMRLRVPFGRREIVGILAEVVNHSEVPEAKLKPALELLDARPSLPSSLFKLCLWTAQYYQHSLGDTLSWALPVLLRQGEPAEARQERYWHVANGARPEDPRLSRAPRQRNALKTIGQHPHGVAHSLLTQLQLSKDSLDLLLQKGLLRVETRRSHQARRHQGSWLLQPELPLNQEQRAAFEAIRTGLGGFQTFLLAGVTGSGKTEVYLQLIHQVLESGKQALVLIPEINLGPQTLARFEKRFNARIALLHSNVNDRERLDAWLAARDGEADIIIGTRSALFTPMKNPGLIILDEEHDASYKQQEGLRYHARDLAVVRARQESLPILLGSATPSLESLHNAHIGRYALLKLTQRAGGAQAPRFLRLDVKSRPLDSGISGPLQQAMAQTLAAGQQVLVFLNRRGFAPSLLCHDCGWLSQCPRCDARMTLHQRHNELRCHHCGHAERPPRSCPECSKLDLRPVGAGTERAEERLGIIFPEYPVLRIDRDSTSRKGSMEQLLTVINRGEPCVLVGTQMLAKGHHFPRVTLVAILDADGGLFSADFRASERMAQLIVQVAGRAGRAEEPGKVIIQTHLADHPLLVQLTEQGYFAFADQALSERRAAGLPPFSHLALLRAEAAKPGHAEEFLDQACHQAEQLITQLGLGGVELLGPVPAPMERRAGRFRAQLLLQANARAPLHRLMSAWLPLVEALPGSRTVRWSLDVDPIDLF; from the coding sequence GTGCTCCAGCCCATACTTCGCCTCGCGCTGCCCTCGCCACTGCGCAGGCTCTTCGATTATCTGCCGCCCGCCGGCATCCCACATGCGTCGCTGCAGCCAGGCATGCGGTTGCGGGTACCCTTCGGTCGGCGCGAGATCGTCGGAATTCTGGCGGAAGTCGTCAACCACAGCGAGGTTCCCGAGGCGAAGCTCAAACCAGCGCTGGAGCTGCTGGATGCGCGCCCTTCCCTACCGTCGTCGCTGTTCAAGCTTTGCCTGTGGACCGCTCAGTACTACCAGCACAGTTTAGGCGACACGCTCAGTTGGGCGCTGCCGGTCCTACTGCGTCAGGGCGAGCCCGCCGAGGCCAGGCAGGAACGTTACTGGCATGTTGCCAATGGAGCGCGTCCGGAGGATCCGCGCCTCTCTCGGGCGCCACGTCAGCGCAATGCGCTTAAGACCATCGGCCAACATCCACACGGGGTGGCGCACTCGTTATTGACCCAACTGCAATTGAGCAAGGACAGCCTCGATCTGTTGCTGCAGAAGGGATTGCTGCGCGTCGAGACCCGGCGCAGCCATCAGGCTCGACGACACCAAGGTAGCTGGCTGCTGCAACCGGAACTTCCGTTGAATCAAGAACAACGCGCCGCGTTCGAAGCCATTCGTACCGGCCTGGGCGGTTTCCAGACATTCCTCCTGGCCGGCGTTACCGGCAGCGGCAAGACCGAAGTCTACCTACAGCTGATCCACCAAGTACTCGAATCCGGTAAGCAGGCGCTGGTGTTGATTCCAGAAATCAACCTCGGCCCGCAAACCCTGGCGCGCTTCGAAAAGCGCTTCAATGCCCGTATCGCCCTGCTGCACTCCAATGTCAACGATCGCGAACGCCTGGACGCCTGGCTGGCAGCCCGCGATGGCGAGGCGGACATCATCATCGGCACCCGGTCGGCGCTGTTCACCCCGATGAAAAACCCAGGGCTTATCATTCTCGACGAGGAGCACGACGCCTCTTATAAACAGCAGGAAGGCCTGCGCTATCACGCCCGCGACCTGGCGGTGGTCAGGGCACGTCAGGAGAGCCTGCCGATCTTGCTGGGATCGGCGACGCCGTCGCTGGAAAGTCTGCACAATGCGCACATTGGCCGCTACGCGCTGTTGAAGCTGACCCAGCGTGCTGGTGGTGCCCAGGCGCCCCGGTTCCTGCGCCTGGATGTGAAAAGCCGTCCGCTGGATTCGGGGATCTCCGGCCCACTGCAGCAAGCCATGGCACAGACGCTGGCAGCCGGGCAGCAGGTGTTGGTCTTTCTGAACCGCCGCGGCTTCGCCCCTTCGCTGCTCTGCCATGATTGCGGCTGGCTCAGCCAGTGCCCGCGTTGCGACGCCCGGATGACCCTCCATCAGCGCCACAACGAGCTGCGCTGCCACCATTGCGGTCATGCCGAGCGCCCGCCGCGCAGTTGTCCGGAGTGCAGCAAGCTCGACCTGCGCCCGGTAGGCGCCGGTACCGAGCGCGCGGAAGAGCGGCTGGGCATCATCTTCCCGGAATATCCGGTGCTGCGCATCGACCGCGACAGCACCTCACGCAAGGGTTCGATGGAGCAATTGCTGACCGTCATCAACCGTGGCGAACCTTGCGTGCTGGTGGGCACCCAGATGCTCGCCAAGGGCCATCACTTCCCTCGAGTTACTTTGGTCGCGATCCTTGATGCGGACGGCGGCCTGTTCTCGGCAGACTTTCGTGCCAGCGAACGAATGGCCCAATTGATCGTACAGGTGGCGGGGCGCGCAGGCCGAGCCGAAGAGCCCGGCAAGGTCATCATCCAGACTCACCTGGCCGACCATCCGTTGTTGGTCCAATTGACCGAACAAGGCTACTTCGCTTTCGCCGACCAGGCGTTGAGCGAGCGCCGCGCCGCCGGCTTGCCGCCGTTCAGTCATCTCGCGCTGCTACGTGCCGAAGCGGCAAAACCCGGCCACGCCGAAGAATTTCTCGACCAGGCCTGCCACCAGGCCGAACAGCTAATAACGCAGCTCGGCTTAGGTGGCGTCGAATTACTGGGCCCGGTGCCCGCTCCGATGGAGCGTCGTGCGGGGCGCTTTCGTGCGCAGCTGCTGCTTCAGGCCAACGCCCGTGCACCCTTGCACAGGCTGATGAGCGCGTGGCTGCCCCTGGTGGAAGCGCTGCCGGGCAGTCGCACGGTACGTTGGTCACTGGATGTAGATCCGATCGATCTGTTCTAA
- a CDS encoding malic enzyme-like NAD(P)-binding protein has translation MTDLKTAALDYHSQPRPGKLSVELTKPTSTARDLSLAYSPGVAEPVREIARDPELAYRYTGKGNLVAVISDGTAILGLGNLGPLASKPVMEGKGVLFKRFAGVDVFDIEVDAESPQAFIDTVKRISITFGGINLEDIKAPECFEIERALIEQCDIPVFHDDQHGTAIVTAAGMINALEIAGKTLEQAKIVCLGAGAAATSCMKLLVSMGAKVENIFMIDRKGVVHAGRDDLNQYKAVFAHETDKRTLDDALDGADVFVGLSGPNLLSAEGLKLMAANPVVFACSNPDPEISPELAHATRSDVIMATGRSDYPNQVNNVLGFPFIFRGALDVRASRINEEMKIAAAEALRELAKLPVPAEVAAAYGVDQLQFGREYIIPKPMDPRLITLVSDAVAKAAIESGVATLPYPSNYPLKSVDDVFNG, from the coding sequence ATGACTGACCTGAAAACTGCCGCTCTCGACTACCATTCCCAGCCTCGTCCGGGAAAGCTGAGTGTCGAGCTGACCAAGCCCACCTCCACCGCTCGTGATTTATCGCTGGCGTACAGCCCTGGCGTAGCGGAGCCGGTTCGAGAAATCGCTCGTGATCCGGAGCTGGCTTACCGATACACCGGTAAAGGCAATCTGGTCGCGGTGATCTCCGATGGCACCGCGATTCTTGGCCTGGGCAATCTGGGGCCGCTGGCATCCAAGCCGGTCATGGAAGGCAAGGGAGTTCTGTTCAAGCGATTTGCCGGCGTTGACGTGTTCGACATCGAAGTCGATGCGGAAAGTCCTCAGGCCTTCATCGATACGGTCAAGCGTATTTCCATCACTTTCGGTGGAATCAACCTGGAAGACATCAAGGCACCTGAGTGCTTCGAGATCGAGCGGGCGCTGATCGAGCAATGCGATATTCCGGTATTCCACGACGACCAGCATGGCACCGCTATCGTCACGGCGGCGGGCATGATCAATGCGCTGGAAATCGCTGGCAAGACGCTGGAGCAGGCTAAAATCGTCTGTCTCGGCGCTGGTGCTGCGGCGACCTCCTGCATGAAATTGCTGGTCAGCATGGGGGCGAAGGTCGAGAATATTTTCATGATCGACCGCAAGGGTGTCGTCCACGCTGGCCGCGACGATCTGAATCAGTACAAGGCAGTGTTTGCTCACGAGACAGACAAGCGCACCCTGGATGACGCGCTCGATGGCGCTGATGTCTTTGTAGGCCTGTCCGGCCCCAATCTGCTGAGCGCCGAAGGCCTCAAGCTGATGGCGGCAAACCCGGTAGTGTTCGCGTGCTCGAACCCCGATCCGGAGATCAGTCCAGAGCTCGCTCACGCGACCCGCTCCGATGTAATCATGGCCACTGGCCGCTCGGATTATCCGAACCAAGTCAATAATGTGCTGGGTTTCCCCTTCATTTTCCGCGGGGCGCTGGATGTTCGTGCGTCGCGCATCAATGAAGAAATGAAAATCGCGGCGGCAGAGGCTCTGCGTGAGCTGGCCAAGCTGCCGGTTCCTGCTGAGGTGGCAGCCGCTTATGGCGTTGACCAGCTTCAGTTTGGGCGTGAGTACATCATTCCGAAACCAATGGATCCTCGCTTGATTACACTCGTCTCGGATGCGGTGGCTAAAGCGGCGATCGAAAGCGGGGTCGCGACACTACCGTATCCGTCGAACTACCCGCTCAAATCGGTCGATGATGTATTCAATGGCTGA
- the rpmE gene encoding 50S ribosomal protein L31, producing MKADIHPNYVEIEATCSCGNVIKTRSTLAKNLSIDVCSECHPFYTGKQKVLDTGGRIDRFKQRFGVFGAK from the coding sequence ATGAAAGCCGATATCCATCCTAATTACGTTGAAATCGAAGCCACTTGCAGCTGCGGCAATGTCATCAAGACGCGCTCCACACTGGCTAAGAACCTGAGCATCGACGTTTGCTCCGAGTGCCATCCGTTCTACACCGGCAAGCAGAAAGTGCTGGATACCGGCGGCCGTATCGACCGCTTCAAGCAGCGTTTCGGTGTGTTCGGCGCTAAGTAA
- the argS gene encoding arginine--tRNA ligase has protein sequence MKDSIRHLIQQALTRLTADGVLPDGLSPTIQVENTRDKTHGDFASNIAMMLAKPAGMKPRDLAQKLIEALPADPGVSRVEIAGPGFLNFFQNSAALAQRLDAALDDSHLGVSKASPPQRVVVDLSSPNLAKEMHVGHLRSTIIGDAVARVLEYLGDEVIRQNHVGDWGTQFGMLLAYLEENPAAAESELSDLEQFYRAAKQRFDDSAEFADRARELVVKLQAGDADCLRLWTRFNEISLSHCQKVYDRLNVKLTPDDVKGESAYNAELGDIVESLKANGLLSESNGAQCVFLDEFKNAEGNPLPVIVQKAGGGYLYATTDLASMRYRSQQLKADRALYFVDQRQALHFQMAFEVARRAGFVHDDMQLEHMGFGTMNGADGRPFKTRDGGTVKLVDLLNEAEQRAYSLVQDKNPELDEAELRQIAHAVGIGAVKYADLSKHRTSDYSFNFEQMLSFEGNTAPYLLYAYTRVASVFRKLGTGMSGLGGQIQLDAEQEQALGAKLAQFTEVLNGVGEKGVPHLLCSYLYDLAGLFSSFYEHCPILAAESEALKESRLRLAALTGKTLKQGLELLGLETLERM, from the coding sequence ATGAAAGACAGCATTCGCCACCTGATCCAGCAAGCCCTGACTCGCCTCACCGCTGACGGCGTGCTGCCCGACGGATTGAGTCCGACCATCCAGGTGGAGAACACTCGTGACAAGACACACGGTGATTTCGCCAGCAACATCGCGATGATGCTGGCCAAGCCTGCCGGGATGAAACCTCGCGATCTCGCTCAAAAGCTCATCGAAGCACTGCCGGCGGACCCTGGCGTCAGCAGGGTAGAAATCGCGGGTCCAGGCTTTCTCAATTTCTTCCAAAACAGCGCCGCACTGGCCCAGCGCCTCGACGCCGCGCTCGACGATTCGCATCTGGGCGTCAGCAAGGCAAGCCCACCCCAGCGGGTCGTGGTCGACCTTTCCTCGCCGAACCTGGCCAAGGAAATGCACGTGGGTCACCTGCGCTCCACCATCATCGGCGACGCCGTGGCGCGGGTGCTGGAATACCTCGGCGATGAGGTGATCCGGCAGAATCATGTCGGCGACTGGGGCACCCAGTTCGGCATGCTGCTGGCCTACCTGGAGGAAAATCCCGCCGCAGCCGAAAGCGAGCTGTCCGACCTCGAGCAGTTCTATCGCGCGGCCAAACAGCGCTTCGACGACTCTGCCGAGTTCGCCGATCGGGCCCGTGAGTTAGTGGTGAAGCTGCAAGCAGGTGATGCCGACTGCCTGCGCCTGTGGACCCGCTTCAACGAGATATCTTTGTCGCACTGCCAGAAGGTCTACGACCGCCTCAACGTCAAGCTGACGCCGGACGACGTCAAAGGCGAGAGTGCCTACAACGCCGAACTGGGCGACATTGTCGAGTCGCTCAAGGCCAATGGCCTGCTGAGCGAAAGCAACGGCGCCCAGTGCGTCTTTCTCGACGAGTTCAAGAATGCCGAAGGCAACCCCTTGCCGGTAATCGTCCAGAAAGCCGGTGGCGGCTACCTATACGCGACCACCGACCTGGCCTCCATGCGCTACCGCAGTCAGCAGCTCAAAGCCGACCGTGCGCTGTATTTCGTCGACCAGCGTCAAGCACTGCATTTCCAAATGGCTTTCGAGGTTGCACGCCGCGCCGGCTTCGTCCACGACGACATGCAACTCGAGCACATGGGCTTCGGCACCATGAACGGTGCCGACGGCCGCCCCTTCAAGACCCGCGACGGTGGCACCGTGAAGCTCGTCGACCTGCTCAACGAAGCCGAGCAGCGCGCCTACAGCTTGGTACAGGACAAGAATCCGGAGCTGGATGAAGCAGAATTACGTCAGATCGCTCACGCCGTCGGGATCGGCGCCGTGAAATATGCGGATCTGTCGAAGCACCGCACCAGCGATTACAGCTTCAATTTCGAGCAAATGCTCAGCTTCGAAGGCAACACCGCCCCCTACCTGCTTTACGCCTATACCCGTGTGGCCAGCGTATTCCGCAAATTGGGCACTGGCATGAGCGGACTTGGCGGCCAGATACAACTGGACGCCGAACAGGAACAGGCATTAGGCGCGAAACTCGCTCAGTTCACCGAGGTGCTGAACGGCGTCGGTGAAAAGGGCGTTCCGCATCTGCTGTGCAGCTACCTGTACGACCTGGCCGGGCTGTTCTCCAGTTTCTACGAGCACTGCCCCATACTCGCCGCAGAGAGCGAGGCCCTGAAAGAAAGCCGCCTGCGCCTCGCCGCGCTGACCGGCAAGACGCTCAAGCAGGGCTTGGAACTGCTTGGCCTCGAAACGCTGGAGCGAATGTAA
- a CDS encoding SPOR domain-containing protein — MAARKKPAPKRGASRYQAPAKKPVPGWIWLVCGLVIGGFIMFLMNLEPGGDEIKRAKDTPKPKEPPKRSTQASGQPVKPKYDFYTLLPESEVILPPEEPKPEQPKPVTPEEAAKIDAARAEAALSGQVPPPPPMVAKAPVTQFFLQAGSFRKKPDAEKVRAQIILLGQDVRVENVTVRDEDWYRVLVGPFANRELLGQAQKTLAASGYNNLLLQQRQVR, encoded by the coding sequence GTGGCAGCCAGGAAGAAACCCGCGCCGAAACGCGGAGCGAGCCGCTACCAAGCGCCCGCCAAGAAGCCTGTTCCCGGCTGGATTTGGCTGGTCTGTGGGCTGGTCATTGGTGGGTTCATCATGTTTCTGATGAACCTCGAGCCCGGCGGAGATGAGATCAAGCGCGCCAAAGACACGCCCAAACCTAAAGAGCCGCCAAAGCGCTCCACGCAGGCAAGCGGCCAGCCGGTGAAGCCGAAATACGACTTCTATACGTTACTGCCTGAGTCGGAAGTGATCCTGCCGCCAGAAGAGCCGAAGCCGGAGCAGCCAAAACCGGTCACACCCGAAGAGGCCGCCAAGATCGACGCCGCCCGCGCGGAAGCTGCACTGAGCGGTCAAGTGCCGCCACCGCCTCCCATGGTCGCCAAGGCGCCGGTTACCCAGTTCTTTCTGCAAGCCGGATCGTTTCGCAAGAAACCCGACGCGGAGAAAGTCAGGGCGCAGATCATTCTGCTGGGTCAGGATGTGCGGGTCGAGAATGTCACCGTGCGCGACGAAGACTGGTACCGTGTGCTGGTCGGCCCCTTCGCCAATCGGGAGCTGCTTGGCCAAGCGCAGAAAACCCTGGCGGCAAGCGGTTACAACAACCTGTTGCTACAGCAACGGCAGGTACGTTAA